The Hemibagrus wyckioides isolate EC202008001 linkage group LG10, SWU_Hwy_1.0, whole genome shotgun sequence genome includes a window with the following:
- the fam43a gene encoding protein FAM43A, which translates to MLPWKKNKFDLIEEDKQSKHKGYAVSLNYSALTTLAKACPESALNRVGSMFKSKRKKVKITSEDPTYTVLYLGNATTIQSKGEGCTDVAVSKIWNKSEMGKCGTKMRLTVSSHGVRMVHVDDQARRPGHLYLLHRITYCVADPRLPRIFAWIYRHEMKHKAVMLRCHAVLVSRPEKAKAMALLLYQTSATALAEFKRLKRRDDARHQQQQLVGDQTIPLVPLRKLLNGQCCYKPPVERSRSAPKLGSITEDLLGEEAEEKATQFECEDVLDTDEERTGTDKPGLCQLINDLGEMGIGNDVRTLKADLRVTRLLSGESTSSESSIENSHDPAVVSNDADERKTPEVG; encoded by the coding sequence ATGTTGCCTTGGAAGAAGAACAAGTTTGACCTAATAGAGGAAGACAAGCAGTCCAAGCACAAGGGCTACGCGGTGAGTCTGAACTACTCCGCGCTCACCACGCTGGCCAAGGCGTGCCCGGAGAGCGCGCTGAACCGGGTGGGCAGCATGTTCAAATCCAAGAGGAAAAAGGTGAAAATCACGAGCGAGGACCCAACGTACACGGTGCTGTATTTGGGCAACGCCACCACCATCCAGTCAAAAGGTGAAGGGTGCACGGACGTGGCCGTGAGCAAAATTTGGAACAAGAGCGAAATGGGCAAGTGCGGCACGAAGATGCGGCTGACGGTGAGCTCGCACGGCGTGCGCATGGTGCACGTGGACGATCAAGCGCGCAGACCCGGACACCTTTATTTACTCCACCGGATCACATACTGCGTTGCTGATCCTCGTCTGCCCAGGATCTTCGCCTGGATCTACCGGCACGAGATGAAGCACAAGGCGGTGATGTTGCGCTGTCATGCCGTGCTCGTGTCCCGTCCGGAGAAAGCGAAAGCCATGGCGCTGCTTTTGTACCAGACTTCAGCCACAGCACTGGCCGAGTTCAAGAGGCTCAAACGTCGCGACGACGCACggcaccagcagcagcagctggttGGCGACCAGACCATCCCACTCGTGCCATTACGCAAGCTGCTGAACGGCCAGTGCTGCTACAAGCCTCCGGTGGAGCGCAGCAGGAGCGCGCCCAAACTCGGCTCCATCACCGAGGACTTGCTCGGCGAGGAAGCCGAAGAAAAAGCCACACAGTTTGAATGTGAGGACGTGCTTGACACGGACGAGGAGCGCACAGGCACCGATAAACCTGGCCTGTGCCAGCTCATTAACGATTTGGGGGAAATGGGCATCGGGAACGACGTGCGGACTCTAAAAGCGGACCTCAGAGTGACCAGACTATTGTCTGGTGAGAGCACGAGCAGCGAGTCGTCTATAGAGAACAGTCACGATCCTGCCGTCGTGTCTAACGATGCCGACGAGCGCAAAACACCAGAAGTCGGCTGA